In Acidimicrobiales bacterium, a single window of DNA contains:
- a CDS encoding lamin tail domain-containing protein translates to MLRVTDGDTLVVEVDGREEDVRLIGINTPERDECFFAEATNALVDLVDGRDVRLVVDQTDRDQFGRLLRYVFVGDSFVNEAMVRDGFAQAFRYEPDVARADQLDAAQAAARADERGLWAPDACGRVDADAGALVVERIEADPPGDDTLDANAEYAVVANRSGAEVDLTGWVLKDETASHRFAFPAGFTVPAGGTVTVRTGCGSPTATDLFWCNQGSAIWNNDGDTAFLLDPNDNVVDTRSY, encoded by the coding sequence GTGCTCCGGGTGACCGACGGCGACACCCTGGTGGTCGAGGTGGACGGCCGCGAGGAGGACGTGCGCCTCATCGGGATCAACACCCCCGAGCGTGACGAGTGCTTCTTCGCCGAGGCCACGAACGCCCTCGTCGACCTCGTCGACGGCCGGGACGTGCGCCTCGTCGTCGACCAGACCGACCGGGACCAGTTCGGGCGGCTGCTCCGCTACGTGTTCGTCGGCGACAGCTTCGTCAACGAGGCGATGGTGCGGGACGGCTTCGCCCAGGCCTTCCGCTACGAGCCGGACGTCGCCCGGGCCGACCAGCTCGACGCCGCCCAGGCCGCGGCCCGGGCGGACGAGCGGGGCCTTTGGGCGCCCGACGCCTGCGGGCGGGTGGACGCCGACGCCGGCGCCCTGGTGGTGGAGCGCATCGAGGCCGACCCGCCGGGGGACGACACCCTCGACGCCAACGCCGAGTACGCCGTGGTCGCCAACCGGTCGGGCGCCGAGGTCGACCTCACCGGCTGGGTGCTGAAGGACGAGACCGCCTCCCACCGCTTCGCCTTCCCCGCCGGGTTCACCGTCCCCGCCGGTGGGACCGTCACCGTCCGCACCGGCTGCGGGTCGCCGACCGCCACCGATCTGTTCTGGTGCAACCAGGGCTCGGCCATCTGGAACAACGACGGCGACACCGCCTTCCTCCTCGACCCCAACGACAACGTCGTCGACACCCGCTCCTACTGA